A single region of the Selenomonas sp. oral taxon 920 genome encodes:
- a CDS encoding pyridoxamine 5'-phosphate oxidase family protein, whose product MFYKMRRKAQELSFEETEAVLLRGTSGILALAGDKAFPYAVPLSYVYDGEHIYFHSALTGHKIDAIRQNPNASFAVIDQDEVIPEKYTSAYRSVIVFGSVRIIEDEEEKLASIRKLAVRYAPNNTEQRHTDEIERQWDRFCMLEMSIAHMTGKEGRVLAEKR is encoded by the coding sequence ATGTTCTACAAGATGCGCCGCAAGGCACAGGAACTTTCATTCGAGGAGACCGAGGCCGTGCTTCTGCGCGGAACGTCGGGCATCCTGGCGCTTGCAGGCGACAAGGCGTTCCCCTACGCCGTTCCCCTCAGCTACGTCTACGACGGCGAGCACATCTATTTCCACAGCGCGCTCACGGGGCATAAGATCGACGCGATCCGTCAAAACCCGAACGCCTCCTTCGCCGTCATCGATCAGGACGAGGTCATTCCCGAGAAATACACGAGTGCCTACCGCAGCGTCATCGTCTTTGGCAGCGTCCGCATCATCGAGGACGAGGAGGAGAAACTCGCCTCGATCCGAAAGCTTGCTGTCCGCTACGCGCCCAACAATACCGAGCAGCGCCACACAGACGAGATCGAACGCCAATGGGATCGCTTCTGTATGCTCGAGATGAGCATCGCACACATGACTGGCAAAGAGGGGCGCGTCCTCGCAGAGAAGCGATAA
- a CDS encoding FecCD family ABC transporter permease, which yields MRIKTLLASPFALSILLALIAVCAVSAGSVSVPAGDTLAIITAKLTGNVPAVDPAVTDIIWSLRVPRVLLAMTAGAGLALAGVVMQASVQNPLAEPFILGIASGASVGATLAILIGSAAIPFGVPGCAFLGAILATLAVLMLAGIHRRVSTVKLVLAGAAISALCVAATNFIVYMAADAEGMQSAAFWTMGSLADAKWHSLFLPVLIVTALAVYFLSQLRTLDVLLLGEELAVTLGIDASAKRRLYMGLLALLTGVLVATCGIIGFVGLVVPHLVRAFTGASHRRLLPAALLVGAIFLVVADLLARTLLPAGDLPIGIITALIGAPLFMKLLFGSGGNFGGGK from the coding sequence TTGCGCATCAAAACTTTGCTCGCATCGCCGTTCGCACTCTCCATCCTGCTCGCCCTCATCGCTGTCTGTGCGGTATCGGCGGGCAGCGTCTCGGTCCCTGCGGGCGATACGCTTGCCATCATCACGGCGAAACTGACGGGCAATGTCCCCGCCGTCGATCCCGCCGTCACAGACATCATCTGGTCGCTGCGCGTGCCGCGCGTCCTGCTCGCGATGACCGCAGGGGCGGGACTTGCGCTTGCAGGTGTCGTCATGCAGGCGAGCGTACAGAACCCGCTCGCGGAGCCGTTCATCCTCGGCATCGCCTCGGGCGCGTCCGTCGGCGCAACGCTTGCCATTCTCATTGGGTCGGCAGCGATCCCGTTCGGCGTGCCCGGCTGCGCCTTCCTCGGCGCGATTCTCGCGACACTCGCCGTGCTCATGCTCGCGGGGATTCATCGGCGCGTCTCAACGGTAAAGCTTGTGCTCGCGGGCGCAGCGATCAGCGCTCTGTGCGTCGCGGCGACGAACTTCATCGTCTACATGGCGGCGGATGCGGAGGGCATGCAGTCCGCCGCGTTCTGGACGATGGGCAGCCTTGCCGACGCGAAGTGGCACAGCCTTTTCCTGCCCGTCCTCATTGTCACCGCGCTCGCCGTCTACTTTCTCTCCCAGCTGCGCACGCTCGACGTGCTGCTCCTCGGTGAGGAGCTTGCCGTAACGCTCGGCATCGACGCAAGTGCAAAGCGCCGCCTCTACATGGGACTCCTCGCACTGCTGACGGGTGTCCTTGTCGCGACCTGCGGCATCATCGGCTTCGTCGGTCTTGTCGTCCCACATCTCGTACGCGCGTTTACGGGCGCATCCCATCGACGGCTGCTGCCCGCCGCCCTTCTCGTCGGTGCGATCTTCCTCGTCGTCGCGGATCTCCTCGCGCGCACGCTGCTCCCTGCGGGCGATCTGCCCATCGGCATCATCACGGCACTCATCGGTGCACCGCTCTTCATGAAGCTGCTCTTTGGCAGCGGCGGAAATTTCGGAGGCGGGAAATGA
- a CDS encoding TonB-dependent receptor plug domain-containing protein — translation MKKSVLSGLIAGALTVGMGYPAHAAEAADDSTQTYETEAIVVTASRSDTAISDVPADVTLISEEQIERGNYKSVSDALKGANINVVQKGFAAYPVINGDSRVLVMVDGKKVNWDHLVVSGDTNAVNVDQIAIGDVERIEIVRGPNSSLYGERAVSGVINIITKRPTAGKPSGSFNMQLGSWGEKRAGVNVSGGDEKNTIKVGIAHERRRDFQYKNAYGEKRTFENSDINRTDYNVGFDRILGNDRLRLEFSRHEADDGYGVLLSNPRTGASMYQGRTDIVDTGYGITYMFGSEKEGEGTFLRFYRNEATAIGGFNSQYDHHLRRNAFEGQKLWMLNDKNMLIGGFLWSQEKIHEMSGNVPMDVSAVTKALFLEDDWQLGRGYSLKLGSRLEHHNDFGTDVTSHISLNKKFDRKTHAYISWGQAVNNPSLKMRYARTPFWIGNPDLKQEKSHTFTIGADSQITRKWNVSASIYWSKLKNALNWVNGTGGNPGHYENVDTEYRRGLELSTRYRADDHWTIRTAYSYAHVDSTDPAKDFLRTNTRPNGYNLGVSYTQGKWDADLDLNYVTGRSTVHYTDSRYLTLDLGVNYHVTKDFKIYLKGVNLTDESYESMGATPSIWSPLGGYAAPSRHFILGGTYNF, via the coding sequence ATGAAGAAAAGTGTATTGAGCGGTCTCATTGCAGGGGCGCTCACCGTTGGGATGGGCTATCCCGCACATGCCGCAGAGGCAGCAGACGACAGCACGCAGACCTATGAGACCGAGGCGATCGTGGTCACGGCAAGCCGCAGCGATACCGCGATCAGCGATGTGCCGGCGGATGTCACGCTAATCTCGGAGGAGCAGATCGAGCGCGGCAACTACAAGAGCGTCTCCGATGCACTGAAGGGCGCGAATATCAACGTCGTGCAGAAGGGCTTTGCCGCCTATCCCGTGATCAACGGTGACTCACGCGTCCTCGTCATGGTAGACGGCAAGAAGGTCAACTGGGATCATCTCGTCGTCAGCGGTGACACGAACGCCGTCAACGTCGATCAGATCGCTATCGGCGATGTGGAGCGCATCGAGATCGTGCGCGGGCCGAACTCCTCTCTATACGGTGAGCGCGCCGTCTCGGGCGTCATCAACATCATCACGAAGCGTCCGACGGCAGGGAAACCGTCCGGCAGTTTCAACATGCAGCTTGGCTCGTGGGGCGAAAAGCGTGCGGGGGTGAACGTCAGCGGCGGCGATGAAAAGAACACCATCAAGGTCGGCATCGCGCATGAGCGCCGCAGGGACTTCCAATATAAGAACGCCTATGGCGAAAAGCGCACCTTTGAGAACAGTGACATCAACCGCACGGACTACAACGTCGGATTTGACCGCATCCTTGGCAATGACCGCCTGCGCCTCGAGTTCAGCCGCCACGAGGCGGACGACGGCTACGGCGTTCTTTTGAGCAATCCGCGAACCGGTGCATCCATGTATCAAGGACGCACAGACATCGTCGATACGGGCTACGGCATCACTTATATGTTCGGCTCGGAGAAGGAGGGCGAGGGCACCTTCCTGCGTTTCTATCGAAATGAAGCAACTGCGATCGGCGGATTCAATTCGCAGTACGATCACCACCTGCGCCGCAACGCCTTTGAGGGGCAAAAGCTGTGGATGCTGAACGATAAAAATATGCTCATCGGCGGCTTCCTCTGGTCGCAGGAGAAAATTCATGAGATGAGCGGCAATGTCCCGATGGATGTATCCGCCGTCACAAAGGCGCTCTTTCTCGAAGATGACTGGCAGCTCGGGCGCGGTTACTCGCTGAAGCTCGGCTCGCGCCTCGAACATCACAACGACTTCGGCACGGATGTCACCTCGCACATCAGCCTCAACAAGAAGTTCGACCGCAAAACGCACGCCTATATCTCATGGGGGCAGGCGGTCAACAATCCGTCCCTCAAGATGCGCTATGCAAGAACGCCCTTCTGGATTGGGAATCCTGATCTCAAACAGGAGAAATCCCACACCTTCACCATTGGCGCGGACAGTCAAATCACGCGCAAGTGGAACGTCTCTGCCAGCATCTACTGGAGCAAGCTAAAGAATGCGCTCAACTGGGTGAACGGAACGGGCGGTAATCCGGGTCACTACGAGAACGTCGATACGGAATACCGCCGCGGACTCGAACTCAGCACGCGCTATCGCGCCGACGATCACTGGACAATCCGCACGGCATACAGCTATGCGCATGTCGATTCCACCGATCCCGCCAAGGACTTCCTTCGGACGAATACACGCCCGAACGGCTACAATCTCGGTGTCTCCTACACGCAGGGAAAATGGGATGCGGATCTCGACCTCAACTATGTGACAGGACGCAGCACGGTACACTATACCGACTCTCGCTATCTGACGCTTGATCTCGGCGTAAATTATCATGTGACGAAGGATTTCAAGATCTACTTGAAGGGCGTCAACCTCACCGATGAATCGTATGAATCCATGGGTGCAACACCGTCTATTTGGTCGCCCCTGGGCGGCTATGCGGCACCGAGTCGCCACTTCATCCTCGGCGGGACGTATAACTTCTAA
- a CDS encoding DMT family transporter: MQGQGRVYFYAVSAVVIWSTTAALVKSLLSTIPTYEALFLSSFAASLFLVGMQLVRDGGRVFRTYDIRSYAAMVGLGFLGLFLYSGLYYYGLTQLTSQEACILNFLWPMMIVIFAALLLGERITVRIAAALLLSFSGVVVLTLGGEGIAEGNGLFGAAACILAALCYGLFCVLNKRRNIDQTVMMIMAWGTTAFCSLPVTLLTEVWVTLSWTQWLGLLWLGVFIDAVGYLWWAMALQGARNSAMVANLAYFVPLLSLVVSAITLGEEMSSAAFLALVLIMGGILLQNVRRR; this comes from the coding sequence ATGCAGGGGCAGGGACGTGTCTATTTCTATGCGGTCAGTGCGGTCGTGATCTGGTCGACAACGGCGGCGCTGGTAAAGAGTCTCCTCTCGACGATTCCAACGTATGAGGCGCTCTTTCTGAGCAGTTTCGCCGCAAGCTTGTTCCTGGTCGGGATGCAGCTGGTGCGCGACGGTGGGCGCGTGTTTCGCACCTATGACATACGCAGCTATGCGGCGATGGTGGGGCTGGGCTTCCTCGGGCTTTTCCTCTATTCGGGGCTTTACTACTATGGTCTGACGCAGCTGACCTCGCAGGAGGCCTGCATTCTCAACTTCCTCTGGCCGATGATGATCGTCATCTTTGCGGCACTCCTTCTCGGGGAGCGGATCACGGTGCGCATCGCCGCTGCGCTGCTCCTCTCGTTCTCCGGCGTGGTGGTACTCACCCTCGGCGGGGAGGGCATTGCCGAGGGGAATGGGCTGTTCGGTGCCGCCGCCTGCATCCTGGCGGCGCTTTGTTACGGTCTTTTCTGCGTGCTGAACAAGCGGCGGAACATCGACCAGACGGTGATGATGATTATGGCATGGGGAACGACGGCGTTTTGCTCCCTGCCCGTGACACTTCTCACGGAGGTGTGGGTCACGCTCTCGTGGACACAGTGGCTTGGTCTCTTGTGGCTCGGCGTATTCATTGATGCCGTGGGCTATCTCTGGTGGGCGATGGCATTACAGGGGGCGCGGAACTCGGCTATGGTCGCCAACCTCGCCTACTTCGTGCCACTCCTCTCGCTCGTCGTCTCTGCCATAACGCTTGGTGAGGAGATGAGCAGCGCGGCGTTCCTCGCCCTCGTGCTCATCATGGGCGGGATTCTGCTGCAGAATGTGCGGCGGAGGTAG
- a CDS encoding NAD-dependent protein deacylase, which yields MDKIARLKEILENSRHAVFFGGAGMSTESGIPDFRSAGGIYSETLHQEFSPEQMASHSFLMAHPEEFFDFYRRRFVYLAADPNPGHYALAELERRGILAAVVTQNIDGLHQAAGSQTVYELHGSIRRAHCMDCGAHYELDYILHHRPIPHCSCGGMVRPDVVLYEESLDNDTIEGAVTAIRAADTLIIGGTSLIVYPAAGLIDYFRGEHLILINKSETRADSRAELVIREPIGDVLHAALPEVH from the coding sequence ATGGACAAGATCGCAAGACTCAAAGAAATCCTAGAGAACAGCCGCCACGCGGTCTTTTTCGGCGGGGCGGGCATGTCAACCGAGTCGGGCATTCCCGACTTTCGCAGCGCGGGCGGAATATACAGCGAGACGCTGCATCAGGAGTTCAGTCCCGAGCAGATGGCGTCGCACAGCTTTCTCATGGCGCATCCGGAGGAGTTCTTCGACTTCTACCGGCGGCGCTTTGTCTACCTCGCAGCGGATCCGAATCCGGGGCACTATGCGCTCGCTGAGTTGGAGCGGCGCGGCATTCTCGCGGCGGTGGTGACACAGAACATCGACGGACTCCATCAGGCGGCGGGCTCACAGACGGTCTACGAGCTGCACGGCTCGATCCGCCGTGCTCACTGCATGGACTGCGGAGCACATTACGAGCTCGACTACATCCTCCACCATCGCCCCATCCCGCACTGCAGCTGCGGGGGCATGGTTCGTCCCGATGTGGTCTTATACGAGGAGAGTCTCGACAATGACACCATCGAGGGCGCGGTCACGGCGATCCGCGCGGCGGACACGCTCATCATCGGCGGCACGTCCCTCATTGTCTATCCCGCAGCGGGGCTGATCGACTACTTCCGCGGCGAACATCTCATCCTCATCAACAAGAGCGAGACGCGTGCAGACAGCCGTGCCGAGCTCGTCATCCGCGAGCCGATCGGTGATGTGCTGCATGCGGCGCTGCCGGAGGTACACTGA
- a CDS encoding SMI1/KNR4 family protein: MEPLFFIRRPNEILGLWGHKPTTLSLYAQKKLSLYKQNDMPYVSDALQRLTGCQISAEALFFSDNGQELYMEFPELAEQYIAIADDGQGDLWLMNLQNGEMCFFDHGEWEHPLTELHIDFKKFVQLADLIAQWECFLNTDAQDTSRQEELIWDEMRKLDKELPEKYPFSLK; this comes from the coding sequence ATGGAGCCGTTGTTTTTTATCCGCCGGCCGAATGAAATTCTGGGTCTATGGGGGCATAAGCCCACGACATTGTCCCTTTATGCGCAAAAGAAGCTATCCTTATACAAACAAAATGACATGCCCTATGTTTCCGATGCGCTACAGCGGCTTACAGGCTGTCAAATCTCGGCAGAGGCTCTGTTTTTCAGCGACAACGGACAGGAACTCTATATGGAGTTCCCTGAACTCGCGGAACAGTATATAGCGATTGCCGATGATGGTCAGGGGGATCTTTGGCTGATGAACCTGCAAAATGGGGAGATGTGCTTCTTTGACCATGGAGAATGGGAACATCCTCTGACAGAGCTGCACATTGATTTTAAGAAATTCGTTCAACTCGCAGATTTGATTGCCCAATGGGAGTGCTTTTTGAATACGGATGCACAGGATACGTCAAGGCAGGAGGAGCTCATATGGGACGAGATGAGAAAATTGGATAAAGAGCTTCCGGAGAAGTATCCGTTTTCCCTGAAATAA
- a CDS encoding 1-deoxy-D-xylulose-5-phosphate synthase produces the protein MYLETIHEPADMRGYTAEQRRALAREMRDALIRRTSCIGGHIGPNLGIIEATIALHTVFDSPRDKIVFDVSHQCYPHKMLTGRAHAYIDEAQYSDVSGFTNTDESTHDIFNIGHTSTAISLASGLAKARDLAGGSENIVALIGDGSMSGGEALEGLNTVGELGTNFIIVFNDNDQSISENHGGMYRKFRELRETGGTAPDNLFRAMGLSYRYVADGNDTEALIAAFSEVKDTTKPVVVHIVTHKGKGLSFAEDDPEGWHRHAPFHIESGIAKKATVPDPYAAATVDFVLETARKNPNFVYLSAGIVGGINLSPADRTALGRQYVDVGIAEEHAVAMASGLARGGARPIFGTYSSFFQRTYDQMAQDVCVNRSPAVFLATGTSLYRSTDVTHLGFYDISIFSNIPNLVYLAPTSVEEHIAVLRWAVEQTEHPVMIRMPFSGCTENPYPVRTDYGDLNKSIVVREGADVLLIGVGNFAVLASEAADELARKGIRATVVNPLYLSGLDTALLNSLAKNHSLILTLEDGIVEGGFGQKVSSFYGEKGGVRVMNYGLPKQFFNRYKPDELARTYHLTAPQIAADVLREMR, from the coding sequence TTGTATCTTGAAACGATCCACGAACCTGCGGACATGCGAGGCTACACGGCGGAGCAGCGCCGCGCCCTCGCCCGCGAGATGCGCGATGCGCTCATCCGGCGCACGAGCTGTATCGGCGGGCACATCGGTCCGAACCTCGGCATCATCGAGGCGACCATCGCACTCCACACGGTCTTTGATTCCCCGCGCGACAAGATCGTCTTCGATGTGTCCCACCAGTGCTACCCGCACAAAATGCTCACAGGACGCGCCCATGCGTACATAGACGAGGCGCAGTACAGCGATGTCTCCGGCTTTACAAATACAGACGAAAGCACACACGACATCTTCAACATCGGGCACACATCGACCGCGATCAGCCTCGCCTCCGGACTTGCGAAGGCACGCGATCTTGCGGGCGGCTCAGAAAATATCGTCGCCCTGATCGGCGACGGCTCCATGTCGGGCGGCGAGGCACTCGAGGGGCTGAATACCGTCGGCGAGCTTGGGACGAACTTTATCATCGTGTTCAACGACAACGACCAGTCCATCTCCGAGAACCACGGCGGGATGTACCGTAAATTCAGAGAGCTGCGCGAGACGGGCGGGACAGCCCCCGACAATCTCTTTCGCGCAATGGGTCTCTCCTACCGCTACGTCGCAGACGGCAATGACACGGAGGCACTGATCGCCGCGTTCTCCGAGGTCAAGGATACGACAAAGCCCGTTGTCGTTCATATCGTCACGCACAAGGGAAAGGGGCTCTCCTTCGCCGAGGACGATCCTGAGGGCTGGCACCGTCACGCCCCCTTTCATATCGAGAGCGGCATCGCCAAGAAGGCCACTGTACCCGATCCGTATGCTGCCGCAACGGTTGACTTTGTGCTCGAAACCGCGCGGAAGAATCCGAACTTCGTCTATCTCTCGGCGGGCATTGTCGGCGGCATCAACCTCTCGCCTGCCGACCGTACCGCGCTCGGCAGGCAGTACGTCGACGTAGGCATCGCCGAGGAACACGCCGTCGCGATGGCATCGGGACTGGCGCGCGGCGGTGCGCGGCCGATCTTCGGCACGTACAGCAGCTTCTTTCAGCGCACCTATGACCAGATGGCGCAGGATGTCTGTGTCAACCGCAGCCCCGCCGTCTTTCTCGCAACGGGCACGTCGCTCTACCGCTCGACCGACGTGACGCACCTCGGCTTCTACGATATCTCAATCTTCTCAAACATCCCGAATCTCGTCTACCTTGCGCCGACGAGCGTGGAGGAGCACATCGCCGTCCTGCGGTGGGCGGTGGAGCAAACCGAGCACCCTGTCATGATTCGCATGCCCTTCTCAGGCTGCACAGAAAACCCCTATCCCGTACGTACGGACTACGGCGATCTGAACAAGTCCATCGTTGTGCGCGAGGGGGCGGACGTCCTTCTCATCGGCGTCGGCAACTTCGCCGTACTCGCATCCGAGGCGGCAGACGAACTCGCACGCAAGGGAATCCGCGCGACCGTCGTGAACCCTCTCTACCTCTCGGGACTGGACACGGCGCTGCTCAACTCCCTCGCCAAGAACCACAGCCTCATCCTCACCCTCGAGGACGGGATTGTAGAGGGCGGTTTTGGTCAGAAGGTGTCGTCCTTCTATGGAGAGAAGGGAGGCGTACGCGTCATGAACTACGGGCTGCCGAAACAGTTCTTCAACCGTTACAAACCCGATGAGCTTGCACGCACGTATCACCTCACCGCGCCTCAGATCGCGGCAGATGTACTGCGGGAGATGCGGTGA
- a CDS encoding aldehyde dehydrogenase family protein, which translates to MQSIHMLIGGRRVAGEETMPVHNKATGEMIAEIWTADEKQVRAAVDAAERAFREVQLSPYERYEIIMRAANLMHERREEFATALSAEAGKPIRDARGEIDRAYQTLILSAEEAKRLRGDTVPLAGAPGCAGHMAFTIRRPLGVVCAITPFNFPVNLAAHKIGPALAAGNTVVYKPASATPLTASLLCEVFQEAGLPAGCLNLVYGAGSKIGRLLTADERIRMFSFTGSVPVGKALHEAVGFRRISLELGSNSANIVHEDVDDVTWVAEHCARHAFVNAGQVCISCQRVYVSRSIYEEFCQAAVEAARNFQSGDLMDVHTQIGPMISEREAERIEEWVDEAEDEGARVLTGGNRTGAFYEPTVLTDVTPAMKVVSAETFAPVFSIIPYDTIEEAVAAVNDTRYGLQAGVFTHSLAVANYCAENLEVGGVIIGDGATFRMDNMPYGGVKDSGIGREGPAYAIRELTEEKLIVLNVKG; encoded by the coding sequence ATGCAGTCGATTCATATGCTGATTGGCGGCAGGCGCGTCGCGGGCGAGGAGACGATGCCCGTCCATAACAAGGCGACGGGCGAGATGATTGCCGAGATTTGGACGGCAGATGAAAAGCAGGTGCGCGCGGCGGTGGACGCGGCAGAGCGCGCCTTTCGTGAAGTGCAGCTCAGCCCCTACGAGCGCTACGAGATCATCATGCGTGCGGCGAACCTTATGCACGAGCGGCGCGAGGAGTTTGCAACGGCACTGTCTGCCGAGGCGGGAAAACCCATACGCGATGCGCGCGGCGAGATTGACCGCGCCTACCAGACGCTGATCCTCTCGGCAGAGGAGGCGAAGCGCCTGCGCGGAGATACGGTACCACTCGCGGGTGCACCGGGCTGCGCGGGGCACATGGCGTTCACCATCCGCCGTCCGCTCGGTGTTGTCTGCGCGATCACGCCGTTCAACTTCCCCGTGAATCTCGCTGCGCACAAGATCGGTCCTGCGCTTGCGGCGGGCAATACCGTCGTCTACAAGCCCGCCTCTGCAACGCCGCTCACAGCGTCCCTGCTGTGCGAAGTCTTTCAGGAGGCGGGACTTCCTGCGGGCTGTCTCAACCTCGTCTACGGCGCGGGCAGCAAGATCGGGCGTCTGCTCACGGCGGATGAGCGCATTCGGATGTTCTCGTTTACAGGCAGCGTTCCCGTCGGCAAGGCACTCCACGAGGCAGTGGGCTTTCGCCGCATCTCCTTGGAGCTTGGCTCGAACTCTGCGAATATCGTGCACGAGGATGTGGATGATGTCACATGGGTCGCCGAGCACTGCGCGCGCCATGCGTTTGTGAATGCGGGGCAGGTCTGCATCTCCTGTCAGCGTGTCTACGTATCGCGCAGCATCTATGAGGAATTCTGTCAGGCGGCAGTGGAGGCAGCGCGGAATTTCCAAAGCGGTGATCTCATGGATGTGCACACGCAGATCGGACCGATGATCTCCGAGCGTGAGGCGGAGCGCATCGAGGAGTGGGTGGATGAGGCAGAGGATGAGGGCGCACGTGTCCTCACGGGCGGAAATCGTACGGGTGCATTCTACGAGCCGACCGTGCTCACGGATGTCACGCCTGCGATGAAGGTCGTCTCGGCGGAGACCTTTGCGCCCGTATTCAGCATCATCCCCTATGATACCATCGAGGAAGCAGTCGCGGCGGTCAACGATACGCGATACGGACTGCAGGCCGGTGTCTTCACGCACTCCCTCGCCGTCGCGAACTACTGCGCCGAGAATCTGGAAGTAGGCGGCGTGATCATCGGCGACGGCGCGACCTTCCGCATGGACAATATGCCCTATGGCGGCGTCAAGGACAGCGGCATCGGCCGCGAGGGGCCCGCCTACGCCATCCGCGAGCTCACCGAGGAGAAGCTGATCGTGCTGAATGTTAAGGGCTGA
- a CDS encoding ABC transporter ATP-binding protein — MKNIHIEHLKFRIGAKEILHGITADLPADRFVALLGPNGCGKSTLLKHLYRVHRVQEGQVTMDGTPIAEIPLRAAAQEIGVMGQFHAVDFDFTVEEIALMGRAPYKESFEEDTEEDLALVRAALERVGMADAAQRSFNELSGGEQQRVMLARCLVQEPQLLILDEPTNHLDIKYQLHILELVKGLGIGVIAALHDLNLAAMYADLLVVMKAGRIERIGTPREIITEEMLAAIYGVRANVSYDAAGLPLVDYRTEQTL; from the coding sequence ATGAAAAACATCCATATCGAACATCTGAAATTCCGCATCGGTGCAAAGGAGATCCTGCACGGCATTACCGCCGATCTCCCCGCCGACCGCTTCGTCGCCCTGCTCGGGCCGAACGGCTGCGGAAAGTCCACCCTGCTCAAGCATCTCTACCGCGTCCATCGCGTACAGGAGGGGCAGGTCACAATGGACGGCACGCCGATCGCAGAGATTCCCCTGCGTGCCGCGGCACAGGAGATCGGCGTCATGGGGCAGTTCCACGCCGTTGACTTCGACTTCACGGTCGAGGAGATTGCCCTCATGGGGCGTGCTCCGTACAAGGAGAGCTTCGAGGAGGACACAGAGGAGGATCTCGCGCTTGTCCGCGCGGCACTGGAACGCGTCGGCATGGCGGACGCGGCACAGCGCAGCTTCAACGAGCTCTCGGGCGGCGAGCAGCAGCGCGTCATGCTCGCGCGCTGTCTCGTACAGGAGCCGCAGCTGCTCATCCTCGACGAGCCGACGAATCATCTCGACATCAAATATCAGCTGCATATACTTGAACTGGTCAAGGGACTCGGCATCGGCGTCATTGCCGCCCTCCACGATCTGAACCTCGCTGCAATGTACGCCGATCTCCTCGTCGTGATGAAGGCGGGACGCATCGAGCGCATCGGAACGCCGCGCGAGATCATCACGGAGGAGATGCTCGCTGCGATCTACGGCGTGCGCGCAAATGTCAGCTATGATGCGGCGGGACTGCCGCTCGTCGACTACCGCACGGAGCAGACGCTATGA
- a CDS encoding ABC transporter substrate-binding protein, giving the protein MKGTQTKGRMLRRISHMLSLLPLLALSALILLLSATDGRGSHAPSEQPVDGITYTTADSEGRPATFTLAHPPERVLISYPGATELLIDLSLESRIIGTIAPYGAEPPSYADAYTALPILAAPYVPSREEVVALRPDLIIGWSHHFTPEALGDVYSYFDRSVGAYIVPATVRKGRPTLEETVYPFIADMGHLFGTEERAAEYTRGLQERVAAVEKRSTARKRRYSAMILQSHGSSLYSMYGPAYIIDDIARKAGADNIIDRQMRSVGPERVLGFAPEVIIYVNAKDRTEEEARAELRGDPNLQNMKAVRENRIIIVNFSDVNNGNGRCITALEDISAGLDALRDE; this is encoded by the coding sequence ATGAAGGGCACGCAGACAAAGGGCAGAATGCTTCGCCGCATCTCTCATATGCTGAGTCTCCTCCCCCTGCTCGCACTCTCCGCCCTCATCCTCTTGCTCTCCGCGACGGACGGTCGCGGCTCACACGCACCATCGGAGCAGCCCGTGGACGGCATCACCTACACGACCGCGGACAGCGAGGGACGCCCCGCCACGTTCACGCTCGCCCATCCGCCGGAGCGCGTGCTTATCTCCTATCCCGGCGCGACGGAGCTGCTGATCGACCTCAGTCTTGAGAGCCGCATTATCGGCACGATCGCGCCCTACGGCGCGGAGCCGCCCTCGTATGCGGACGCCTACACTGCGCTCCCCATTCTAGCCGCGCCCTATGTGCCGAGCCGCGAAGAGGTCGTGGCACTCCGTCCCGATCTCATCATCGGGTGGTCGCACCACTTTACCCCCGAGGCACTTGGCGATGTGTATTCATACTTTGACCGCAGCGTGGGTGCGTACATCGTACCCGCCACCGTGCGCAAGGGGCGTCCGACATTGGAGGAAACCGTCTATCCGTTTATCGCCGATATGGGACATCTCTTCGGCACGGAGGAGCGCGCAGCCGAATATACAAGAGGTTTACAAGAGCGCGTTGCCGCCGTGGAAAAACGGTCGACCGCACGCAAACGACGATACTCTGCCATGATATTGCAGTCGCATGGCAGCAGTCTCTACAGTATGTACGGCCCCGCCTACATCATCGACGACATCGCGCGCAAGGCGGGCGCGGACAACATCATCGACCGTCAGATGCGTTCGGTCGGTCCCGAGCGCGTCCTTGGCTTTGCGCCCGAGGTCATCATCTATGTGAATGCGAAGGATCGCACGGAGGAGGAGGCACGCGCAGAGCTGCGCGGCGACCCAAACCTCCAAAATATGAAAGCCGTACGGGAAAACCGCATCATCATCGTGAATTTTTCCGACGTCAACAACGGGAACGGGCGCTGTATCACGGCGCTTGAGGATATATCCGCGGGGCTGGATGCCCTCAGGGATGAATAG